A region from the Tachysurus vachellii isolate PV-2020 chromosome 25, HZAU_Pvac_v1, whole genome shotgun sequence genome encodes:
- the fzd6 gene encoding frizzled-6 has product MWNRTWLWLGVCVVLLDTCLTHSLFTCEPVQVQWCHNMPYNMTFFPNMLEHYDQDIAASKMKHFMPLVSLHCSPNVHLFLCQAFVPECTQQTQVRRPCREHCVRVFSDCAQNMHTFGITWPLELSCDRLKPCHISADESTDLPAKNLTLSASKVPASRDLGFWCPLQLKTRPGQSSSFLGAQDCAPPCDNMYLKSHEIELAKMFIGICSIVCLCATLFTFFTFLINVKRFRYPERPIVFYAICYSFVSLIYFIGFLLGNEAACNKPTMPGTVSTVVLGSQSKVCTLLFMMLYFFFTAGMVWWVILTITWYLAARPKWSCEAIEKKAVWFHAVAWGLPGSLTVILLALNKVEGDGISGVCFVGLYDLTALRWFVLAPQALGVIAGLSLLLAGIVSLNHVRQVIQHDERNQEKLKKFMIRIGVFSGLYLLPLLTLLACYVYEQALRNSWENTWINEHCQEYSIPCPYRRIEAARPELALFLIKYLMTLVVGISAVFWVSSKKTWSEWVYFFSRTRKEDPVSESWRVLQESCEFFLKHNSRVQHKKKHCKSSSHKLKVISKSMGTNTSAQTTNTPNHDLAFATSNYYKGTAASGTDMQGSSKSSVREQAASGKMSSQSIKEQKSSKSGSSIRVSGTGEPPQIL; this is encoded by the exons ATGTGGAATCGCACCTGGCTCTggctgggggtgtgtgtggtgctaCTGGACACATGCCTGACACATAGCTTGTTCACTTGTGAACCGGTACAGGTGCAGTGGTGTCACAACATGCCATATAACATGACCTTCTTCCCTAACATGCTCGAACACTATGACCAGGACATTGCTGCCAGCAAGATGAAG CACTTCATGCCACTGGTTAGTCTACACTGCTCGCCAAATGTGCATTTGTTCCTGTGCCAGGCGTTTGTTCCAGAATGTACACAGCAAACACAAGTGCGTCGGCCCTGTAGAGAGCACTGTGTGCGTGTCTTTTCTGACTGTGCACAAAATATGCACACCTTTGGCATCACTTGGCCACTTGAGCTATCGTGTGACAG gttAAAGCCCTGTCACATCTCTGCAGATGAATCTACTGATTTGCCTGCAAAAAACTTAACATTATCAGCCAGTAAAGTACCAGCCAGTAGAGATTTGGGCTTCTGGTGTCCCTTACAGCTGAAGACCCGTCCTGGTCAGTCTTCCTCCTTCCTGGGTGCTCAGGACTGTGCTCCTCCATGTGACAACATGTACCTCAAATCACATGAGATTGAGCTGGCCAAGATGTTTATCGGCATCTGCTCAATTGTTTGCTTGTGTGCCACACTATTTACTTTCTTCACTTTCCTCATTAATGTCAAGCGTTTCCGGTACCCAGAGCGGCCAATCGTCTTCTATGCTATATGCTACAGCTTTGTGTCTCTCATCTACTTTATCGGATTCCTGCTGGGTAATGAGGCAGCATGTAACAAGCCCACCATGCCCGGCACTGTATCCACAGTGGTGCTGGGGAGCCAGAGCAAAGTCTGTACACTGCTCTTCATGATGCTCTACTTTTTCTTCACTGCTGGAATGGTCTGGTGGGTTATTCTCACAATCACCTGGTATCTTGCAGCAAGGCCCAAATGGAGCTGTGAGGCCATTGAGAAGAAGGCTGTGTGGTTCCATGCAGTGGCCTGGGGCCTCCCGGGCAGCCTTACTGTCATTCTACTGGCCCTTAATAAGGTGGAGGGGGATGgcatcagtggtgtgtgttttgttggcCTATATGACCTGACAGCCCTGAGATGGTTTGTGCTGGCTCCGCAGGCTCTCGGTGTGATAGCTGGACTCTCACTCCTCCTCGCCGGCATTGTTTCACTTAACCATGTGCGACAAGTGATACAGCATGATGAGCGCAACCAGGAGAAGCTGAAGAAGTTCATGATACGTATAGGTGTGTTCAGCGGCCTGTACCTACTTCCTCTGCTCACTTTGCTGGCCTGCTATGTGTATGAGCAGGCCCTTCGGAACAGCTGGGAAAACACCTGGATtaatgaacactgtcaggagTATAGCATCCCCTGCCCCTACAGA aGGATTGAAGCTGCTCGACCAGAACTAGCTCTGTTCCTGATTAAATACCTGATGACACTTGTAGTGGGGATCTCGGCTGTTTTCTGGGTTAGCAGTAAGAAAACCTGGTCAGAGTGGGTCTACTTTTTCAGCAGAACACGCAAGGAAGA CCCTGTCAGTGAAAGTTGGCGTGTCTTGCAGGAGTCTTGTGAATTCTTCTTGAAGCACAACAGCCGTGTACAGCATAAGAAAAAACACTGCAAGTCCAGCTCACACAAGCTGAAGGTCATCTCAAAGTCCATGGGCACCAATACCAGTGCTCAAACAACCAACACCCCTAACCATGACTTAGCTTTCGCGACTAGCAACTACTACAAGGGCACAGCTGCTTCAGGGACTGACATGCAGGGTTCATCTAAATCCTCTGTACGGGAGCAGGCGGCATCTGGAAAGATGTCTAGCCAGAGCATCAAGGAGCAAAAGAGCAGCAAATCTGGCAGTTCCATCAGAGTTAGTGGCACTGGGGAGCCTCCGCAGATCCTCTAA